In the Candidatus Rokuibacteriota bacterium genome, TCATTTTCTCGATGGCCGACACCGGCATGGGGGCGGCGCTCTACCCGTGCCTGGAGGACGACGAGCTGTGCGCGACGGTGGACATCAAGATTGCGTACTTCGGCGCCGTGACCTCCGGACTGCTGACCTGCGACAGCAAGCTCCTCCACAAGACCAGGCGGCTGGCCTTTCTCGATTCGGACGTCACCAACGACGGGCGGCCCGTCGCCAAGGCCATGGGGACCTTCTCCATCTTCAAGGCTTCGAGCGCGGGCTTGGCCCGCGCAAGCTAGCCGGGGGGGGAGGTATCGGAGGGGGCCGTCGAGGCCCCCTCCGA is a window encoding:
- a CDS encoding PaaI family thioesterase, translating into MPKPLPPDSEIFHPFAQLIGLSVSGQDAGRSRCVLSVDPKLLNPHRVLHGGVIFSMADTGMGAALYPCLEDDELCATVDIKIAYFGAVTSGLLTCDSKLLHKTRRLAFLDSDVTNDGRPVAKAMGTFSIFKASSAGLARAS